TAGTTATCCATCGCGTCATTAAAGTATGAGACAGCCTACTTGTTCTCTCGGatattcttctccttcattttATTGTAGTCTTCGTAAAACTGATCAATCGCCTTTTCAGCCTTATCACTCATTTCATCCCGTCTCTTCTTATCCGCCTCGTCACgcttcttgatctcctcAGCTTGACGAGCTTTCCATGCCTTGATAGGCTCcgtgtcttcttctgcgcTAGGAAGGATGTTGTTGAAAGTAGGAGCAGGGAGAATGGAGGGCTGGGGAGATCGGGGGACGGCGGCAGTAGTAGTAAAAGTGGGTGGGTATGGCGATGCGCCATAAGGCTGGGGAGAGAGCGCATTAAAGACGGGTTTGGGAGCCGGCTGAGAACCAGTTTCCCCTGACAAATCAGGGAAAGCACTCTCAAACTTCatgacatcttcatcttccccagTACCAGCCGCGCCAGTCACCCTGATCTGTGTACCGTCTACGGCAGGAGTATCAATGTCAGGAAAAGCATCAATACCTTGAGGTTGGGGGCTAGGTGGCTGAACAGGTGTAGACTCGGGTTCAACGGCCGGCGATGCTACAAAGTATCAGGATAAGGACGAAGGAAGGTACAGGATGACGCACCGAGGTCCGGGAATGCGTCTATGCCtgaggaagcagagggCGTGGGGTTGGCAAAGAAGTCGGCATCTTCGCCGAGGGCTGCCTTTTCCCTCGCCAGGAAGTCTGCCATGGGATCGTCTGACATGATGTATGAGCTATGACTGCAaagtgagagagagatgtatGGATTGTCGTGGTCGTTGCTTCGAGCTTCGAGTGACGCGGTGCGTGGAGGGACAGAAGCAATTG
Above is a genomic segment from Cryptococcus deuterogattii R265 chromosome 8, complete sequence containing:
- a CDS encoding clathrin light chain, with protein sequence MSDDPMADFLAREKAALGEDADFFANPTPSASSGIDAFPDLASPAVEPESTPVQPPSPQPQGIDAFPDIDTPAVDGTQIRVTGAAGTGEDEDVMKFESAFPDLSGETGSQPAPKPVFNALSPQPYGASPYPPTFTTTAAVPRSPQPSILPAPTFNNILPSAEEDTEPIKAWKARQAEEIKKRDEADKKRRDEMSDKAEKAIDQFYEDYNKMKEKNIRENKENEAEFLEKLQEGIAKGTAWERISDLISLENSQSKTIRPSVPGGSDLARMKEILLALRREGDKAPGAAGF